In a single window of the Nicotiana tomentosiformis chromosome 8, ASM39032v3, whole genome shotgun sequence genome:
- the LOC138897214 gene encoding uncharacterized protein: MGQISQALNSRPRGALPSDTVVNSKGGNNTGHAMAVTTKSGRGYDKFMKDIVTKKRSMNFEMIKVTHQVSAIVHSMDPKLEDPGAFTIPCTIGSAEFAKALRDLGKSINLMPYLVFKTLGIGQPRPTSMRLQMAYHTMKRPLGVIEDVLVCVDKYILPTDFVILDCEVDYEVRIILGRSFLATGKALCDVEAGELTLRVGDEKVVFHVCKSMRQPNRNEVCSFVDLVTDSIVDDKSATINVGDMLEAVLLNFDD; this comes from the exons atggggcaaatctctcaagctctaaattctcgtcctaggggggcactaccaagtgacacagtaGTAAACtcaaagggtggaaacaacacgggacatgccatggctgTTACTACAAAAAGTGGAAGAG GTTATGACAAGTTTATGAAGGATATCGtaacaaagaagcggtcaatgaattttgaaatgatcaaagtcactcatcaagtgagtgcaattgtgcattcaatggatcctaagttggaggatcccggtgctttcacgattccttgtacaattggaagtgccgagtttgctaaagctctccGTGATCTTGggaaaagtatcaatttgatgccctatttggttttcaagactttagggattgggcaaccaagacccacctctatgagattgcaaatggcctaTCATACTATGAAGAggcctttgggagtgattgaagatgtcttggtttgTGTTGATAAATACATTCTTCcgacggattttgtcattctagattgtgaggttgattatgaagtgcgaattattcttgggagatctttccttgctacggggaaggctctttgtgatgttgaagctggAGAACTTACATtacgggttggtgatgaaaaggtggtatttcatgtgtgcaagtccatgcggcaaccaaatagaaatgaggtgtgctcttttgtggacttggtgaccgattcCATTGTTGATGataaaagtgctacaatcaatgttggtgatatgttggaggccgtcttgctcaactttgatgattag